One segment of Podospora pseudopauciseta strain CBS 411.78 chromosome 5 map unlocalized CBS411.78m_5.2, whole genome shotgun sequence DNA contains the following:
- a CDS encoding uncharacterized protein (antiSMASH:Cluster_5; EggNog:ENOG503PMXF) gives MSNMARNRVIPAVIASGLFGGLLYSTAGGSNQPRPRARHDAAATNLNVSESLESIAGTGGKHTRKQFDIPSDIDPKNTRIASHNPTAHAKRSPSKTLDLGDGSEPSQLPKNVGPHRDL, from the coding sequence ATGTCCAACATGGCCCGCAACCGCGTTATCCCCGCCGTCATCGCCTCCGGCCTCTTCGGCGGACTCCTCTACTCAACAGCCGGCGGCTCCAATCAGCCTCGCCCCCGCGCCCGCCACGACGCAGcagccaccaacctcaacgtCTCTGAATCCCTCGAGTCCATCGCCGGCACGGGCGGTAAGCACACCCGCAAGCAGTTCGACATACCCTCCGACATCGACCCCAAGAACACTCGCATTGCGAGCCACAACCCAACCGCCCACGCCAAGCGGTCGCCCTCCAAGACGCTCGACCTCGGGGACGGAAGTGAGCCCAGCCAGCTGCCCAAGAATGTCGGGCCTCATCGGGATCTTTGA
- a CDS encoding uncharacterized protein (antiSMASH:Cluster_5; COG:S; EggNog:ENOG503NXE9), with product MHTVTFVAAAAALLSHVEALNILITNADGFGTASVRELYRQMTSIGHNCYVVASVAAQTGAGLHAEFTTNPRLDADGDWGLVKAGAPSLGTDPTDNHIWYYNGTATAQVLVALDYIYPTIGRLEAPDLVISGPNSGSNSGTFLETLSGAMAATYVAIERGIPAMAFWTGNEATVYSSLNTSTKAGLQDPATINARLASNLVQAFISKANGDRVLPEGYGVTVDLPYITSETSDECTNPPFVLTRATQDVGVKVAYNHKSGVFNRMHTDAGYKQFEATDMVSTVAPKCLSAVTVFSLDYDASHRRQCFNLADVTAIIPVLVHSNATTPLTGGLGANASIAGNSSSQPPTPVEAPPPSGQTAVTSIATLAQWSVNLLVLGLVVGMTLL from the exons ATGCACACCGTCACCTTTGTTGCagccgctgctgctctgcTTTCTCACGTGGAGGCCTTGAACATCCTTATTACG AACGCTGACGGATTTGGAACCGCCAGTGTTCGCGAACTCTACCGCCAAATGACTTCCATCGGCCACAATTGTTACGTCGTTGCCTCTGTTGCTGCCCAGACGGGTGCTGGTCTCCATGCCGaattcaccaccaacccccgacTGGACGCCGATGGAGATTGGG GTCTCGTGAAAGCTGGTGCACCGTCCCTTGGAACTGATCCGACCGACAACCACATATGGTATTACAATGGCACAGCGACAGCGCAGGTGCTGGTGGCATTGGACTACATATATCCTACCATTGGTCGGCTCGAAGCCCCCGACCTCGTCATCTCGGGTCCCAATTCTGGGTCAAACTCAGGTACTTTTCTCGAAACTTTGTCCGGGGCCATGGCCGCAACTTACGTTGCTATTGAGCGTGGAATCCCCGCCATGGCATTCTGGACTGGCAACGAAGCCACCGTCTATTCGTCACTCAACACTAGCACCAAAGCTGGGCTCCAGGATCCCGCCACCATCAATGCTCGCCTTGCCTCTAACCTTGTGCAAGCTTTCATCAGCAAGGCAAACGGAGATCGAGTCCTTCCCGAGGGATACGGTGTGACTGTCGACTTGCCCTACATCACATCCGAGACAAGCGATGAATGCACGAACCCCCCTTTTGTTCTGACACGGGCCACCCAGGACGTGGGAGTCAAGGTTGCGTACAACCACAAGAGCGGCGTCTTCAACCGCATGCACACCGATGCTGGCTACAAGCAGTTTGAGGCTACCGACATGGTAAGCACCGTTGCGCCCAAGTGCCTCAGTGCTGTTACTGTCTTTTCACTTGACTACGACGCCAGCCACCGGAGGCAGTGCTTCAACCTGGCAGATGTGACGGCAATCATTCCGGTGTTGGTACACTCCAATGCCACGACACCACTCACGGGAGGATTGGGGGCCAATGCTTCAATCGCGGGCAATAGTAGCTCGCAACCGCCAACTCCTGTGGAggccccaccaccatcgggACAAACTGCTGTTACTAGCATCGCGACACTGGCTCAATGGTCTGTCAATTTGTTGGTTCTTGGTCTTGTGGTCGGGATGACGCTGTTGTGA
- a CDS encoding uncharacterized protein (antiSMASH:Cluster_5; EggNog:ENOG503PEDC) encodes MYAKTLLVALFAASTASAAAVGARQNQNGNNGANAAPDFGLCNPSIDFVLGRPGRQADEGTFLPVDPLVAEGQQEALNPNIITNRVCDQLTNVCEANDAAKALCEQAKAQVQALGTKDATTADAFNSALGF; translated from the coding sequence ATGTACGCCAAGACTCTCCTCGTTGCTTTGTTCGCGGCCTCAACCGCatccgctgctgctgttggcgcTCGCCAGAACCAGAATGGCAATAACGGCGCCAATGCGGCCCCCGACTTTGGGCTTTGCAACCCCAGCATCGACTTCGTCCTCGGTCGCCCCGGTCGTCAGGCGGATGAGGGAACTTTCTTGCCTGTCGATCCTCTTGTGGCTGAAGGCCAGCAGGAGGCGCTGAACCcgaacatcatcaccaataGGGTCTGCGATCAGCTCACCAACGTTTGCGAGGCAAATGATGCGGCCAAAGCTTTGTGTGAGCAGGCGAAAGCCCAAGTTCAGGCTTTGGGAACCAAGGATGCGACAACCGCGGATGCATTCAACTCTGCGCTGGGATTCTAA
- a CDS encoding uncharacterized protein (antiSMASH:Cluster_5; COG:G; EggNog:ENOG503NZS3) — MPGYSSNCNRWYKVRSGDQCNTIASRNGITTAQIRTWNSQVNAGCTNLWLDYYICIGVPVTAPSPLMPGTAGTCNRWHLVASGDQCDNIASRNGITVAQFRSWNTQVNAACTNLWLGYYVCTRA; from the exons ATGCCTGGCTACTCATCCAACTGCAACCGCTGGTACAAGGTTCGTTCCGGGGACCAGTGCAATACCATTGCCAGCCGCAACGGTATCACCACAGCCCAGATCCGTACTTGGAATAGCCAGGTCAACGCTG GCTGCACCAACCTCTGGCTCGACTACTACATTTGCATTGGCGTCCCCGTCACCGCACCGTCTCCTCTCATGCCTGGCACCGCCGGTACCTGTAACCGTTGGCACTTGGTTGCGTCTGGGGACCAGTGCGACAACATCGCCTCGAGAAACGGCATCACCGTGGCCCAGTTTAGGTCTTGGAACACGCAGGTCAATGCCG CCTGCACCAATCTTTGGTTGGGTTACTACGTGTGCACCCGTGCTTGA
- a CDS encoding putative secondary metabolism biosynthetic enzyme (antiSMASH:Cluster_5; SMCOG1028:crotonyl-CoA reductase / alcohol dehydrogenase; COG:C; EggNog:ENOG503PC3T), whose amino-acid sequence MPIPETYKAFRRTTGDLPRTIVPSTEPMVQELAPHDVLLKIHAVSLNFRDVGMLNGRYPVDVIERGIPCSDAAAEVAAIGSAVKDFAIGDHVSVNFDLGHLVAGDDEPMQALGGDVDGVLREYAVFEDKELVQLPKHLSWEEASTIACAGVTAWTALDNLKAPNPRSALLQGTGGVSLFALLICLAAGIKPIITSSSDRKLEEIRKLGSDVGTINYKTVSDQVSEVKRLTDGKGVDFVINNTGPASLPEDISFLRSRGGVVSLVGFLAGFNGDWQPSAIMALMSKFAKLKGIGVGSKQDFVELNQFLAEKKVSLAPLVDRVFTFDESPAAFDYLYSGSHVGKVIIKVQD is encoded by the exons ATGCCTATTCCAGAGACATACAAAGCCTTCAGGCGCACCACCGGCGACCTGCCGAGGACCATCGTCCCCTCAACTGAACCCATGGTGCAAGAGCTTGCGCCGCACGATGTCCTCCTCAAGATCCACGCCGTCTCCCTCAACTTCCGTGATGTCGGCATGCTGAACGGGCGCTACCCGGTGGATGTGATTGAGCGTGGCATTCCGTGCTCCGACGCAGCTGCTGAGGTTGCGGCTATCGGAAGCGCGGTGAAGGATTTCGCCATCGGAGACCATGTTTCGGTCAATTTCGATCTCGGCCATCTTGTTGCAGGGGATGACGAACCGATGCAGGCACttgggggtgatgttgatggcgtTCTGAGGGAGTATGCGGTTTTTGAGGATAAGGAGCTTGTGCAATTGCCCAAGCACTTGTCGTGGGAAGAGGCATCCACTATCGCGTGTGCCGGTGTCACGGCTTGGACTGCTCTCGACAACTTGAAAGCGCCGAATCCTAGAAGTGCCTTGTTGCAAG GCACGGGAGGCGTCAGTCTGTTTGCTTTGCTGATATGCCTTGCCGCGGGCATCAAACCAATCATCACGTCCTCCTCTGACAGAAAGCTTGAGGAAATCCGAAAGCTCGGCTCTGATGTCGGTACCATTAACTACAAGACCGTCTCTGACCAAGTCTCGGAAGTGAAGCGCCTCACCGACGGCAAGGGCGTCGACTTTGTCATTAACAACACTGGACCGGCGTCTCTTCCGGAAGATATCAGTTTCTTGCGTTCACGTGGTGGTGTCGTCTCTCTTGTTGGCTTTTTGGCCGGTTTCAATGGCGACTGGCAGCCAAGTGCAATCATGGCGTTGATGTCGAAGTTTGCGAAGTTGAA GGGTATTGGTGTCGGCTCCAAGCAGGATTTTGTGGAGCTGAATCAGTTTCTGGCTGAGAAAAAGGTATCCCTTGCCCCGCTCGTTGACCGAGTCTTTACGTTTGATGAATCCCCGGCCGCGTTCGACTATTTGTACTCTGGCAGCCATGTGGGCAAGGTCATTATCAAGGTGCAGGACTAG